TATAATCATCTTTAACTATCATTTATACTTCCTCCATTTTCTTCTTCTTTATAGCTAATGCCACATGCTTGAAACAATTGTTATATTTCTTCAAATCTGTATGCTCATCAAATTTTAATAATAATTCATGTAGTTTCTCATTATTTTCAAATATAAATGCAAACAAATCTTGACCATGTCTATTTATCAGCTCAATTCTTTTTTCAAAAACATTATGACAATAAAGCCAACTAATCTTGCCTCTATTAATTAAAGCTATTTCATTTCTTTTTTCCATATGTATTTCCCCTTTCATTAATTAAATAAAATAGGTCAGTGAAAAAATCACCGACCTATTTCTTATACTTGTACACTATTCCATCTTTTTCCGTTAGCAATATTCCATAGATGCGTTGGACTAACATTATATTGTTCAGCTAGATCTATTTGCCTAGCACCTTTTTTTAATTTCAATTTTATTTCTTTTACATCTTGTTTTGTTAATTTAGTATTGTGCGGATTCTTTTCTCCTGTATTAGCTCTTCTTCTACGTTCTGTTTCTTCTTTAGTAGGTTTACTTTTTCTTCTCTTACCATTTTCCTCACTATTCACTATGGTATTTTTATATAAATTTATATATTTAGTTTCCATAAAATCTAATTCATCTTCATTACATTCTTTTATAAGATAAAATATTAAATCTTCTTGCTCTGTATTAAATAATACCTGTAATTCATTTTTATTAGTTTCTGCATATTCTCCATTTATTAA
Above is a window of Clostridium sporogenes DNA encoding:
- a CDS encoding nuclease, with the protein product MLIKQGNINKCGIYGIKTSKAVVKYVGGAKECNDAYSRHKSNLINGEYAETNKNELQVLFNTEQEDLIFYLIKECNEDELDFMETKYINLYKNTIVNSEENGKRRKSKPTKEETERRRRANTGEKNPHNTKLTKQDVKEIKLKLKKGARQIDLAEQYNVSPTHLWNIANGKRWNSVQV